A genomic stretch from Pieris napi chromosome 18, ilPieNapi1.2, whole genome shotgun sequence includes:
- the LOC125058893 gene encoding uncharacterized protein LOC125058893, giving the protein MYSTWTVPQLKAELNTKGGTLKGRKANLVTSVKMDLPSIDLYRDINASTSLPSVTKQHIQLYYNDLVVVVRAATVGEYTFVKGITRASMKRLQYEVNIKIHARGSIEESQCECVAGSGTNAHCKHVATVLYAIEHMVREKIIIKHQVPTERLQKFHVPQKVFTTSPMITSKQPMKRNVENTIFSPCSMLVEKEEKI; this is encoded by the exons ATGTATTCGACTTGGACTGTTCCTCAATTAAAAGCAGAATTGAACACCAAGGGCGGTACTTTAAAAGGCAGAAAGGCAAATCTTGTCACCAG TGTTAAAATGGATTTACCATCCATTGATTTATATCGGGACATCAATGCAAGCACAAGCCTTCCTTCCGTGACGAAACAACATattcaattatattacaatga TTTAGTAGTAGTTGTTAGAGCAGCTACAGTAGGTGAATATACCTTTGTTAAAGGCATAACTCGTGCTTCAATGAAACGGCTTCAATATGAAGTGAATATTAAGATACATGCTAGAGGATCAATAGAGGAATCTCAATGTGAATGTGTGGCAGGTAGTGGTACAAATGCCCATTGCAAGCATGTGGCTACTGTGCTCTATGCCATAGAGCATATGGTGcgtgaaaaaattataattaaacatcaAGTGCCAACAGAAAGATTGCAAAAGTTTCATGTGCCACAGAAAGTTTTCACTACATCTCCTATGATAACTTCAAAACAACCCATGAAAAGAAATGtggaaaatacaatattttcccCATGCTCTATGCTAGTGGAAAAAGAAGAAAAGATTTAG
- the LOC125058894 gene encoding piggyBac transposable element-derived protein 4-like → MALVPPEKAPSSDSSGSDDENLLQKRNYDDDDVTYCSSDPQSYPSSLDRMNILTYDDEDIENIPSPHAPIVLSDEETVPLSPVINKMFPSGRPQEQLPLLNSVSSVLSPLINSPAATTRSKRKTNAVSRVVSKRVKKFVRKPLIFKWKRNKFQHSAIIELPSYVPPVEATVKSPLDYFNAFFSENIFKLITDNTNLYSGTFIQSGAARSINITTDDIRDFIAITLLMGVVQMPSYRDYWSNALRYPLVANIMTLKKYEKIRRYLHFVDNTDTNDDRYFKVRPILECVRNNCLQLVEEKKYSVDEMMVPYKGTRAGSRRQYLPKKLKKWDFKIFVRAGVSGLIYDFLPYGGEDTFRGRCLTEYENSLGLGAKVVIALCKTIKEKPSTVYFDNFFTSLELIQHLRNEYGLFSLGTIKNNRLRGCQTILSSDKVLAKKGRGANQQIVCNANKIAVVKWFDNKVVTLASSYVDSHPKEKIKRYCKETKSKVDVECPQNIVKHYNAHMSGVDLSDMISLYRSNFKTKR, encoded by the coding sequence ATGGCGCTAGTACCACCAGAAAAGGCACCGTCGTCGGATAGCAGTGGCTCTGACGATGAGAATCTCcttcaaaaaagaaattatgatgatgatgatgtaaCCTATTGCAGTTCGGATCCACAGTCTTATCCCTCTTCCTTGGACCGTATGAATATTTTGACTTACGATGACGAAGACATAGAAAACATACCATCTCCTCATGCACCAATAGTATTGTCAGATGAAGAAACCGTTCCATTGTCACccgtaataaacaaaatgtttccCAGTGGTAGGCCACAGGAGCAATTACCTCTATTGAATTCAGTTTCATCAGTGCTATCTCCACTTATTAATTCCCCGGCTGCAACAACTCGTTCTAAAAGAAAGACAAACGCAGTGTCTAGAGTTGTCTCAAAACGAGTAAAGAAGTTTGTAAGGAAACCCTTAATATTTAAGTGGAAACGCAATAAATTTCAGCATTCAGCTATCATCGAATTACCGTCGTATGTACCACCAGTCGAAGCAACCGTAAAGTCACCCTTAGATTACTTTAACGCctttttttcagaaaatattttcaagtTAATTACAGATAACACTAATTTGTATTCAGGTACATTCATTCAAAGTGGAGCAGCCCGGAGTATCAACATTACTACTGATGACATTAGAGATTTTATCGCCATAACTTTGCTGATGGGTGTAGTACAAATGCCAAGTTACAGAGACTATTGGAGTAATGCTTTGAGATATCCCCTTGTGGCTAATATaatgactttaaaaaaatatgaaaaaatacgACGATATCTTCATTTTGTAGACAACACAGACACAAATGACGACCGGTATTTCAAAGTTAGACCAATTTTGGAATGTGTTCGCAATAACTGTTTACAGCTTGtggaagaaaaaaaatacagtgtCGATGAAATGATGGTGCCCTACAAAGGCACAAGAGCAGGAAGTAGACGCCAATATTTGCCaaaaaagctaaaaaaatGGGACTTTAAAATCTTTGTAAGAGCAGGAGTATCCGGCTTAATATATGATTTCCTCCCTTACGGCGGTGAGGATACTTTCAGGGGGAGATGTTTAACAGAGTATGAGAATAGTTTGGGTCTTGGTGCTAAGGTCGTTATAGCACTCTGTAAGACCATTAAAGAAAAGCCTTCAACggtttattttgataatttttttacgtcGCTAGAACTTATTCAACATTTACGAAACGAATATGGCCTGTTTAGCTTAGGGACGATAAAGAATAATCGTTTGAGGGGATGTCAAACCATTTTGTCATCAGACAAGGTACTGGCAAAAAAAGGAAGAGGCGCAAATCAACAGATTGTGTGCAATGCCAATAAAATTGCCGTAGTCAAGTGGTTTGACAATAAAGTAGTGACATTAGCAAGTTCGTATGTTGATTCACATCCAAAAGAAAAGATAAAGCGGTATTGCAAGGAAACTAAATCTAAAGTTGATGTAGAGTGCCCACAAAATATAGTGAAGCATTACAACGCTCACATGAGCGGGGTGGATCTATCAGACATGATATCTTTGTATCGCTCCAATTTTAAGACAAAAAGATGA